The following proteins come from a genomic window of Terribacillus aidingensis:
- a CDS encoding TIGR00282 family metallophosphoesterase yields the protein MKLLFIGDVVGEPGRQMVQEYLPRLKQRYQPQLTIINGENSADGKGINERIYKQFLEWGAQAITMGNHTWDKRDIFEFIDDAKYLVRPSNLPPGTPGKGIIYVKVNQHEVAIINLLARTFMMPADDPFREADRLIEEARKRTNLIFVDFHGEATSEKQAFGWYVDGRVSAVVGTHTHTQTADERILPSGTAYISDAGMTGPYEAILGMEREAVIKRFLTGLPVRFEVPKKGKSQLNGVVIDLDPQTGKASSIKRILINDDHPYMD from the coding sequence ATGAAGTTATTATTTATCGGAGATGTTGTCGGCGAGCCGGGACGTCAGATGGTGCAAGAATATTTACCGCGCTTGAAGCAGCGTTATCAGCCGCAGCTTACGATTATAAATGGAGAGAATAGTGCGGACGGTAAAGGTATCAATGAGCGGATTTATAAGCAGTTCCTTGAATGGGGAGCACAAGCGATCACCATGGGTAACCATACATGGGATAAGCGGGATATATTTGAATTCATCGATGATGCAAAGTACCTTGTCCGTCCATCAAATTTACCGCCAGGTACACCTGGTAAGGGGATTATTTATGTGAAGGTGAATCAGCATGAAGTAGCAATCATCAATTTGCTGGCAAGAACGTTCATGATGCCTGCAGATGATCCATTCCGTGAAGCTGATCGTCTCATTGAAGAGGCACGTAAACGGACGAATTTGATTTTCGTCGATTTCCACGGAGAAGCAACCAGTGAGAAGCAAGCTTTTGGATGGTATGTCGATGGACGTGTCAGTGCTGTTGTTGGTACCCACACACATACGCAGACAGCTGATGAACGTATATTACCTTCTGGGACAGCATATATTTCCGACGCCGGAATGACAGGGCCATATGAAGCGATCCTCGGGATGGAGCGGGAAGCAGTCATTAAAAGATTCCTTACAGGTCTCCCGGTACGTTTTGAAGTACCAAAAAAGGGTAAATCACAATTAAATGGAGTAGTAATCGATCTGGATCCGCAAACGGGGAAGGCTTCTTCCATCAAACGCATCCTGATTAATGATGACCACCCGTACATGGATTGA
- a CDS encoding stage V sporulation protein S, which produces MDILKVSAKSNPNSVAGALANVLRERGSAEIQAIGAGALNQSVKAVAIARGFVAPSGVDLVCIPAFTDIMIDNEERTAIKLIVEPR; this is translated from the coding sequence TTGGATATACTAAAAGTTTCAGCGAAATCCAATCCAAACTCAGTAGCAGGCGCACTTGCGAACGTATTAAGAGAACGTGGCTCAGCGGAAATCCAGGCAATCGGAGCAGGAGCACTCAATCAATCAGTGAAAGCTGTCGCCATTGCGAGAGGCTTTGTTGCCCCGAGTGGTGTTGATTTGGTTTGTATCCCGGCATTTACGGATATAATGATCGACAATGAAGAACGGACTGCCATCAAATTGATAGTAGAACCACGATAA
- the miaB gene encoding tRNA (N6-isopentenyl adenosine(37)-C2)-methylthiotransferase MiaB — protein MNEEQRKSVSLIAAEQSKQVEKPLHEKTTDDFAKYFQTTYQPPNLKQAKKRRREDVTFHYDFTIPPEMQEAGLGKKFLIRTYGCQMNEHDTEVMAGLFMEMGYSPTTETNEADVILLNTCAIRENAENKVFGEIGHLKPLKLEKPDLIIGVCGCMSQEEAVVNRILNKHHHIDLIFGTHNIHRLPQLLKEAQFSKEMVLEVWSKEGDVIENLPKARKGKIKAWVNIMYGCDKFCTYCIVPYTRGKERSRRPEDIIQEVRQMAAQGYQEITLLGQNVNAYGKDLPDLDFGLGDLMNEIRKIDIPRVRFTTSHPRDFDDKLIEVLAQGGNLLDHIHLPVQSGSSDILRLMARRYTREEYLTLVAKIRRSIPNVTLTTDIIVGFPNETEEQFQETLTLVEEVGFEAAYTYIYSPREGTPSAKWEDNVPMEVKRERLQRLNRVIDEHAAKSMRAYEGKIVHVLVEGESKRNPDVLAGYTEKNKLVNFRGPKSVVGKIVPVRIKQAKTWSLDGELTETTAEVHI, from the coding sequence GTGAATGAAGAACAGCGTAAATCCGTGAGTTTGATAGCTGCAGAACAGTCCAAACAAGTTGAGAAGCCGCTGCATGAGAAGACTACAGACGATTTCGCGAAGTATTTCCAGACGACGTATCAGCCGCCGAATTTGAAGCAGGCGAAGAAGCGGCGCAGAGAAGATGTTACGTTCCATTATGATTTCACGATTCCCCCAGAAATGCAGGAAGCAGGTCTTGGAAAGAAGTTCCTCATCCGTACGTACGGATGCCAAATGAATGAACATGATACCGAAGTGATGGCTGGACTGTTCATGGAAATGGGGTATTCTCCGACAACTGAAACAAATGAGGCAGATGTGATCCTTCTCAATACTTGTGCCATACGAGAGAATGCTGAGAATAAAGTGTTCGGTGAGATTGGTCATCTGAAGCCATTGAAGCTGGAGAAGCCGGATTTGATTATCGGAGTATGCGGATGTATGTCCCAGGAGGAAGCAGTTGTAAACCGAATTTTGAATAAACATCATCATATTGATTTAATTTTTGGGACACACAATATCCACCGGCTTCCGCAGCTCTTGAAAGAAGCACAATTCAGCAAGGAAATGGTTTTGGAAGTATGGTCCAAAGAAGGCGATGTCATCGAGAACCTCCCAAAAGCACGAAAAGGAAAGATCAAGGCATGGGTCAATATCATGTATGGCTGCGATAAGTTCTGCACATATTGTATCGTCCCATACACGCGCGGTAAGGAGCGGAGCCGGCGTCCAGAGGATATCATCCAGGAAGTGCGACAGATGGCGGCTCAAGGATATCAGGAGATTACACTGCTGGGGCAGAATGTGAACGCATACGGTAAAGATTTGCCTGATCTTGATTTTGGCCTTGGGGATCTTATGAATGAGATCAGGAAGATTGATATACCGCGAGTGCGTTTCACGACTTCCCATCCACGGGACTTTGATGATAAACTAATAGAGGTACTAGCCCAAGGCGGGAATCTTCTTGATCACATACATTTGCCTGTTCAATCTGGGAGCAGTGACATACTCCGGCTAATGGCCCGGCGCTATACGAGGGAGGAGTACTTGACTCTTGTAGCGAAAATCAGACGTTCTATTCCAAATGTTACACTTACGACAGATATCATTGTCGGTTTTCCGAATGAGACCGAGGAGCAGTTTCAGGAAACATTAACTCTTGTAGAGGAAGTCGGTTTTGAGGCAGCATATACGTATATTTATTCTCCTCGTGAAGGAACACCTTCTGCCAAATGGGAGGATAATGTCCCTATGGAAGTGAAAAGAGAGCGCCTGCAGCGATTGAACAGAGTGATAGATGAACACGCTGCGAAGTCAATGCGCGCTTATGAAGGCAAGATCGTGCATGTGCTAGTCGAGGGGGAAAGCAAGCGGAACCCCGACGTGCTGGCTGGTTATACCGAGAAAAACAAGCTAGTCAATTTCCGAGGACCAAAGTCGGTGGTCGGCAAGATCGTACCAGTTCGGATAAAACAAGCCAAAAC